From one Candidatus Omnitrophota bacterium genomic stretch:
- a CDS encoding TIR domain-containing protein: protein MVKKRVFVSFDPDHDKRLKEFVLKQTRLPNSPCEVIDASIKENGSEKDWESRVENRIKESDGVIVMVGPFTHRTPGVLKEVRLAKKFRKPIAQLIGYDSGDYEPVPDAGKLRSWGLDTLKQAFG, encoded by the coding sequence GGTGAAAAAGAGAGTATTCGTGAGTTTTGATCCCGACCATGATAAAAGGCTTAAAGAGTTCGTGCTTAAACAGACAAGACTCCCGAATTCACCATGTGAGGTGATAGACGCGTCCATTAAGGAGAATGGATCGGAAAAGGACTGGGAAAGCCGGGTCGAGAACCGGATAAAGGAATCCGACGGGGTGATCGTAATGGTCGGGCCGTTCACGCATAGGACGCCGGGCGTTCTTAAGGAAGTAAGGCTCGCGAAGAAGTTCAGGAAGCCTATTGCCCAGCTTATCGGGTATGACAGCGGGGACTATGAACCGGTGCCTGACGCGGGAAAGCTCCGATCATGGGGGCTGGATACGCTGAAACAGGCGTTCGGATGA